One Paraburkholderia kururiensis DNA window includes the following coding sequences:
- a CDS encoding branched-chain amino acid ABC transporter permease, with protein sequence MQRKALYVLLLVGLIVAPLAGAYPVFVMKVLCFALFAAAFNLLIGYTGLLSFGHAMFLASAGYVAGYAIQSIGLTPELGVLAGTAAATLLGLVVGLFAIRRQGIYFAMVTLALAQMVYFVFLQAPFTHGEDGMQGVPRGKLFGLLSLSSDLVLYYVVLVVMVLAFLLIVRIVHSPFGQILVAIKENEPRAISLGYDTDRFKLLAFVLSAGIAGLAGALKVVVLGFETLDDAYWTMSGLVILMTLVGGMGTLFGPLLGAALIVSLGDRLGEIGGALASATGVDWFRSLGESATIVTGLIFIACVLAFRRGIVGEIVARVRPLRA encoded by the coding sequence ATGCAGAGAAAAGCGCTTTATGTCCTGCTGTTGGTGGGCCTGATCGTGGCGCCGCTCGCGGGCGCGTATCCGGTCTTCGTGATGAAGGTGCTGTGCTTTGCGCTCTTTGCCGCGGCGTTCAATCTGTTGATCGGCTACACGGGCCTGCTGTCGTTCGGCCATGCCATGTTTCTGGCCAGCGCCGGGTATGTGGCGGGCTACGCGATCCAGTCGATTGGTCTTACGCCGGAACTCGGCGTGCTCGCAGGCACCGCGGCGGCCACGTTGCTCGGGCTTGTGGTGGGGCTCTTCGCGATCCGGCGTCAGGGCATCTACTTTGCGATGGTCACGCTCGCGCTCGCGCAGATGGTCTACTTCGTGTTCCTGCAGGCGCCGTTCACGCATGGCGAAGACGGCATGCAAGGCGTGCCGCGCGGCAAGCTGTTCGGGTTGCTGTCGCTGAGTTCGGACCTGGTGCTGTACTACGTCGTGCTCGTGGTGATGGTGCTCGCGTTCCTGCTCATCGTGCGTATCGTGCATTCGCCGTTCGGACAGATTCTCGTGGCCATCAAGGAGAACGAGCCGCGCGCCATTTCGCTCGGCTACGACACGGACCGCTTCAAGCTGCTTGCGTTTGTGCTCTCCGCCGGCATTGCGGGGTTGGCCGGCGCGCTGAAGGTCGTGGTGCTGGGCTTCGAGACGCTCGACGACGCCTACTGGACCATGTCCGGGCTCGTCATTCTGATGACGCTCGTGGGCGGCATGGGCACGCTGTTCGGGCCGTTGCTGGGCGCTGCGCTCATCGTCTCGCTGGGCGATCGGCTGGGCGAGATTGGCGGGGCGCTCGCGTCGGCGACAGGCGTCGACTGGTTCCGCTCGCTCGGCGAATCGGCAACCATCGTCACAGGCCTCATCTTCATCGCGTGCGTGTTGGCGTTCCGG
- a CDS encoding ABC transporter ATP-binding protein has product MNTVTERENTEVSGAAESTPALAIAGLQAWYGESHILHGVDLTVGRGEVVTLLGRNGAGRTTTLRAIMGLTGRRTGSIKIGGRETIGMATHRIAHCGVGYCPEERGIFSSLSCEENLLLPPPVSRHAHAMSLDEIYQMFPNLKERRQSQGTRLSGGEQQMLAVARILRTGANLLLLDEISEGLAPVIVQTLARMIVALKARGYTIVMVEQNFRFAAPLADRFYVMEHGRIVEHFGAAELESKMPVLHDLLGV; this is encoded by the coding sequence ATGAACACCGTGACCGAACGCGAGAACACAGAAGTGAGCGGCGCGGCCGAAAGCACGCCCGCGCTCGCCATTGCGGGTCTGCAGGCCTGGTACGGCGAATCGCACATCCTGCACGGCGTGGATCTCACCGTGGGACGCGGCGAAGTGGTGACGCTGCTTGGCCGCAACGGCGCAGGCCGTACCACGACGCTGCGCGCCATCATGGGTCTGACGGGTCGCCGTACGGGCTCCATCAAGATTGGTGGCCGCGAAACCATCGGCATGGCGACGCATCGCATCGCGCATTGCGGTGTGGGCTACTGCCCCGAAGAGCGCGGCATTTTTTCGAGCCTCTCGTGCGAAGAGAATCTGCTGTTGCCGCCGCCCGTGAGCCGGCACGCGCACGCCATGTCGCTCGACGAGATCTACCAGATGTTTCCGAATCTCAAGGAGCGCCGGCAGAGCCAGGGCACGCGCCTGTCGGGCGGCGAACAACAGATGCTCGCGGTTGCGCGCATTCTGCGGACGGGCGCGAATCTGCTGCTGCTCGACGAGATATCGGAAGGGCTTGCGCCGGTCATCGTGCAGACGCTCGCGCGCATGATCGTCGCGCTCAAGGCGCGCGGCTACACCATCGTGATGGTCGAGCAGAACTTCCGTTTCGCGGCGCCGCTCGCGGACCGCTTCTACGTGATGGAGCACGGCCGCATCGTCGAGCATTTCGGCGCGGCGGAGCTGGAAAGCAAGATGCCCGTGCTGCACGATCTGCTCGGCGTTTGA
- a CDS encoding branched-chain amino acid ABC transporter permease, giving the protein MEIFGIPLPAMLSQLLLGLVNGSFYAILSLGLAVIFGLLNVINFAHGALFMLGAMLTWMGLAYFHVPYWAMLVLSPLLVGVFGMLIERSMLRWLYKLDHLYGLLLTFGLTLVIEGVFRSIYGSSGQPYDVPSALSGATNLGFMFLPNYRAWVVVASLAVCFVTWFVIERTRLGAYLRAGTENPKLVEAFGINVPMMVTLTYGFGVALAAFAGVLAAPVIQVSPLMGQPMIITVFAVVVIGGMGSIMGSIVTGLLLGVIEGFTRVFWPEASATVVFVIMAIVLLVRPAGLFGKER; this is encoded by the coding sequence ATGGAAATCTTTGGCATTCCGTTGCCGGCGATGCTGAGCCAGCTGTTGCTCGGACTCGTGAACGGCTCGTTCTACGCGATCCTGAGCCTTGGCCTCGCAGTGATCTTCGGGCTGCTCAACGTGATCAACTTCGCCCACGGCGCGCTGTTCATGCTGGGGGCGATGCTCACGTGGATGGGCCTTGCGTACTTTCACGTGCCGTACTGGGCGATGCTCGTGCTCTCGCCGCTGCTGGTGGGCGTGTTCGGCATGCTGATTGAACGATCTATGCTGCGCTGGCTCTACAAGCTCGATCATCTCTACGGGCTCTTGCTCACCTTCGGGCTCACGCTCGTGATCGAGGGCGTGTTCCGTTCCATCTACGGCTCGTCGGGCCAACCGTACGACGTGCCGTCGGCGCTTTCGGGCGCGACCAACCTCGGCTTCATGTTCCTGCCGAACTATCGCGCGTGGGTCGTGGTGGCCTCGCTCGCGGTGTGCTTCGTGACCTGGTTCGTGATCGAGCGTACGCGGTTGGGTGCGTATCTGCGTGCCGGTACCGAGAACCCCAAGCTCGTGGAGGCCTTCGGCATCAACGTTCCGATGATGGTCACGCTCACCTACGGCTTCGGCGTGGCATTGGCCGCGTTTGCCGGGGTGCTCGCTGCACCCGTGATTCAGGTGTCGCCGCTCATGGGGCAGCCCATGATCATCACCGTGTTCGCGGTGGTGGTGATCGGCGGGATGGGCTCGATCATGGGGTCCATCGTGACGGGCTTGCTGCTGGGCGTGATCGAAGGCTTCACGCGCGTGTTCTGGCCGGAAGCGTCGGCTACGGTGGTGTTCGTCATCATGGCGATCGTGTTATTGGTTCGTCCCGCCGGCCTCTTCGGCAAGGAAAGATGA
- a CDS encoding LysR family transcriptional regulator, with the protein MDLTLLRAFVTVAREGNLTRAAVHLHLTQPAVSLQIKNLQETLGVSLFTRTSHGLALTRDGQALLPHAERALAAAGDVQRAAATLRHEVRGRLRIGTILDPEFLRLGGFLKPLVETWPQIETALRHGMSGWVREQVRSSELDVGYYIGLPAEDDPRDGNVFHAVTLTHFQYRVLAPAGWKDRVRGIHDWRGLAALPWIWTPPASAHNRLLTRCFAEAGVTPVKVAEVDQEPSMLDLVKSGVGLSLARDATALAEAHAHALTIVEGITVPTQLTFITLAAREQEPAIAAALKLIETQWAI; encoded by the coding sequence ATGGACCTGACCTTGCTCCGGGCCTTCGTCACCGTGGCACGCGAGGGCAACCTCACGCGTGCCGCCGTGCATCTGCACCTCACGCAGCCGGCCGTGAGCCTGCAGATCAAGAACCTTCAGGAGACGCTCGGCGTGTCGCTCTTCACGCGCACGTCTCACGGGCTCGCACTCACGCGCGACGGCCAGGCGCTGTTGCCGCACGCGGAACGCGCGCTCGCGGCAGCTGGCGACGTGCAGCGCGCCGCCGCCACGCTGCGCCACGAAGTGCGCGGGCGGCTGCGCATCGGCACGATCCTCGACCCCGAATTCCTGCGGCTCGGCGGCTTTCTGAAACCGCTCGTGGAAACGTGGCCGCAGATCGAGACCGCGCTGCGACACGGCATGTCGGGCTGGGTGCGGGAGCAGGTGCGCTCGAGCGAACTCGACGTCGGCTATTACATCGGGCTGCCTGCCGAAGACGACCCGCGCGACGGCAACGTATTTCACGCGGTCACGCTCACGCACTTTCAATACCGCGTGCTGGCACCCGCAGGCTGGAAAGACCGCGTACGCGGCATCCACGACTGGCGCGGGCTCGCGGCGTTGCCGTGGATCTGGACGCCGCCCGCATCGGCACATAACAGGCTGCTGACGCGCTGCTTCGCCGAAGCCGGCGTCACGCCTGTGAAGGTGGCCGAAGTGGACCAGGAGCCGTCCATGCTCGACCTCGTGAAATCGGGCGTCGGCCTTTCGCTCGCGCGTGATGCGACGGCGCTGGCCGAAGCGCATGCACACGCGCTCACGATCGTGGAAGGCATCACCGTGCCCACGCAGCTCACCTTCATCACGCTTGCCGCACGCGAGCAGGAGCCTGCCATCGCAGCCGC
- a CDS encoding ABC transporter ATP-binding protein, translated as MILGDTILETRGLTKEFKGFTAVNGVNLRVRRGTIHALIGPNGAGKTTCFNLLTKFLEPSAGQIVFNGIDITRERPAQIARRGIIRSFQISAVFPHLTALQNVRVGLQRTLGSTFHFWKSERTLRELDDRAMDLLAQVGLTDFADVRTVELAYGRKRALEIATTLAMEPELMLLDEPTQGMGHEDVDRVTALIKKVSAGRTILMVEHNMNVIAGISDTITVLQRGEVLAEGAYAEVSKNPLVMQAYMGSADAALAGAHA; from the coding sequence ATGATTCTCGGCGACACGATTCTGGAGACGCGCGGACTCACGAAGGAATTCAAGGGCTTCACGGCCGTCAACGGCGTGAACCTGCGCGTGCGTCGCGGCACGATTCATGCACTCATCGGCCCGAACGGCGCGGGCAAAACGACGTGCTTCAACCTGCTCACCAAATTTCTCGAACCCAGCGCGGGGCAGATCGTCTTCAACGGCATCGACATCACGCGTGAGCGCCCGGCGCAGATCGCGCGGCGCGGCATTATCCGTTCGTTCCAGATTTCCGCGGTATTTCCACATTTGACGGCGTTGCAGAACGTGCGCGTGGGACTGCAGCGCACGCTCGGCAGTACGTTCCATTTCTGGAAGAGCGAACGCACGCTGCGCGAGCTCGACGATCGCGCGATGGATCTGCTCGCCCAGGTCGGCCTGACCGATTTCGCCGACGTGCGCACGGTAGAACTTGCCTACGGTCGCAAGCGCGCACTCGAAATTGCGACCACGCTCGCCATGGAACCCGAACTCATGCTGCTCGACGAGCCGACGCAAGGCATGGGGCACGAGGACGTGGATCGCGTCACGGCGCTGATCAAAAAAGTATCGGCGGGCCGCACCATTCTCATGGTGGAACACAACATGAACGTGATCGCCGGCATCTCGGATACCATCACGGTCCTGCAACGCGGCGAGGTGCTGGCCGAGGGCGCGTACGCGGAGGTGTCGAAGAACCCGCTCGTGATGCAGGCCTACATGGGCAGCGCCGACGCAGCGCTTGCCGGAGCACATGCATGA
- a CDS encoding GMC family oxidoreductase: MDKTKAAAGRSEPRRLEGEFDYVIVGAGTAGCVLANRLTEDPDVSVLLLEAGGKDDYHWIHVPVGYLYCIGNPRTDWLYKTQAEAGLNGRALSYPRGRVLGGSSSINGMIYMRGQREDYDEWARTTNDPSWSWDAVLPVFRRSEDHHGGANTWHGEGGEWRVERQRLKWKILDAFAQAAQQTGIPATDDFNRGDNTGVGYFEVNQKRGIRWNASKAFLRPAMKRPNLTIITGALTERVVFEGKRCVGVEYRGDGVSYAAKARCEVVLSAGAVNSPQLLELSGIGNGARLQGLGIDVVHDLRGVGENLQDHLQLRMAYRVQNVRTLNTASAHWWGKLMIGMQYALFQSGPMSMSPSQLGAFAKSDPSDGSLTRPDLEYHVQPLSLDRFGEPLHRFNAFTASVCHLRPTSRGSVHIASPDAAAAPAIAPNYLSTDYDRHVAANALRLTRRIAAAPALAPYRPHEILPGLVYQTEEELQDAAGNVGTTIFHPVGTCRMGTADDPGSVVDHRLRVRGVEGLRVVDASVMPVITSGNTNSPTLMIAERASDMLRADRRARLAGRDEAKPASVSMSVA, encoded by the coding sequence ATGGACAAGACCAAAGCGGCGGCAGGCCGCAGCGAGCCGCGCCGGCTCGAAGGCGAATTCGATTACGTGATCGTGGGCGCTGGCACCGCGGGCTGCGTGCTCGCGAACCGGCTCACGGAAGACCCCGACGTCTCCGTGTTGCTGCTCGAAGCCGGCGGCAAAGACGATTACCACTGGATTCACGTGCCGGTGGGCTACCTCTACTGCATCGGCAATCCGCGTACCGACTGGCTTTACAAGACGCAGGCCGAAGCAGGCCTCAACGGCCGGGCGCTCTCGTATCCGCGTGGCCGTGTGCTGGGCGGCAGCTCGTCCATCAACGGCATGATTTACATGCGCGGGCAGCGCGAAGACTACGACGAGTGGGCACGCACCACGAACGATCCGTCATGGTCGTGGGATGCAGTGCTGCCCGTGTTTCGCCGCAGCGAGGACCATCACGGCGGCGCGAATACGTGGCACGGTGAAGGCGGCGAATGGCGTGTGGAACGGCAGCGCCTGAAGTGGAAGATTCTCGACGCGTTCGCGCAGGCCGCGCAGCAAACCGGCATCCCCGCGACCGACGACTTCAATCGCGGCGACAACACCGGCGTCGGCTACTTCGAGGTGAACCAGAAGCGCGGCATTCGCTGGAACGCATCGAAGGCGTTTCTGCGTCCCGCGATGAAGCGGCCCAACCTCACCATCATCACGGGCGCGCTCACCGAGCGTGTGGTGTTCGAGGGCAAACGCTGCGTGGGCGTGGAATATCGCGGCGACGGCGTGAGCTACGCGGCGAAGGCGCGCTGCGAAGTCGTGCTGAGTGCGGGCGCCGTGAACTCGCCGCAATTGCTCGAACTGTCGGGCATCGGGAACGGTGCGCGACTGCAAGGTCTGGGTATCGATGTCGTGCACGACCTGCGCGGCGTGGGCGAAAACCTGCAGGACCATCTCCAGTTGCGTATGGCGTATCGCGTGCAGAACGTGCGTACGCTCAATACGGCATCGGCTCACTGGTGGGGCAAGCTGATGATCGGCATGCAGTACGCGCTGTTCCAGAGCGGTCCCATGTCGATGTCGCCTTCGCAGCTCGGCGCGTTCGCGAAGTCCGACCCGTCCGATGGGTCGCTCACGCGGCCCGATCTCGAATACCACGTGCAGCCGCTTTCGCTCGATCGTTTCGGCGAGCCGCTGCATCGCTTCAACGCGTTCACGGCGTCCGTGTGCCATTTACGGCCCACCTCGCGCGGCAGCGTCCACATCGCTTCGCCCGATGCCGCGGCGGCACCGGCCATCGCGCCCAACTATCTGTCCACCGACTACGACCGTCACGTCGCGGCCAACGCGCTTCGACTCACGCGGCGCATCGCGGCCGCACCCGCGCTCGCGCCATATCGTCCGCACGAAATTCTGCCCGGTCTCGTGTATCAGACCGAAGAAGAATTGCAGGACGCCGCGGGCAACGTGGGCACCACGATCTTTCATCCGGTCGGCACGTGTCGCATGGGCACCGCCGACGATCCCGGCTCAGTCGTGGACCACCGTTTGCGCGTGCGTGGCGTGGAAGGATTACGCGTGGTGGATGCATCGGTGATGCCCGTCATCACATCGGGCAACACCAACTCGCCGACGCTGATGATCGCGGAGCGCGCAAGCGACATGCTGCGTGCGGATCGTCGTGCACGACTCGCGGGGCGCGACGAAGCGAAGCCGGCAAGCGTGTCGATGTCCGTTGCATGA
- a CDS encoding ABC transporter substrate-binding protein yields the protein MCAAFAAGNARAADDAVKIGFITDMSGLYVDIDGQGGLEAIRMAVADFGGKVNGKPIQVVYADHQNKADIAASRAREWFDRDGVDLLIGGTNSATGLSMNQVAGEKHKVYISIGAGADTLTNEQCTPYTIHYAYDTTALAKGTGSAVTKQGGKTWFFLTADYAFGKALEKNTADVVKANGGQVLGEVRHPLSASDFSSFLLQAQSSKAQILGLANAGGDTINSIKAAKEFGITKTMKLAALLIFINDIHSLGLETTQGLVLTDSWYWNKDEASRKWSQRYFDKMKKMPSSLQAADYSATMTYLKAVQAVGSTDSDKVMAQLKKQKIDDFYAKGYVRQDGSMIHDMYLMQVKTPAESKEPWDYYKIVATIPGEQAFTTKQETRCALWK from the coding sequence ATGTGTGCCGCGTTCGCGGCCGGCAATGCGCGGGCAGCCGACGACGCCGTGAAGATCGGCTTCATCACGGACATGTCGGGACTCTATGTGGACATCGACGGCCAGGGGGGTCTCGAAGCCATCCGCATGGCGGTAGCGGACTTCGGCGGCAAGGTGAACGGCAAGCCGATCCAGGTCGTGTATGCCGACCATCAGAACAAGGCCGACATTGCAGCGTCGCGTGCGCGCGAATGGTTCGACCGCGACGGCGTCGATCTGCTGATTGGCGGCACGAATTCCGCGACGGGCCTCTCGATGAACCAGGTCGCGGGCGAGAAGCACAAGGTGTACATCAGCATCGGCGCCGGCGCGGACACGCTCACCAACGAGCAATGCACGCCGTACACCATCCACTATGCCTACGACACCACGGCGCTCGCGAAAGGCACGGGTTCGGCCGTGACGAAGCAGGGCGGCAAAACGTGGTTCTTCCTCACGGCGGACTACGCATTCGGCAAGGCGCTCGAAAAGAACACCGCCGACGTGGTGAAGGCGAACGGCGGCCAGGTGTTGGGCGAAGTGCGGCATCCGCTCTCGGCGTCGGACTTCTCGTCGTTCCTGTTGCAGGCGCAATCGTCGAAGGCGCAGATTCTGGGCCTCGCGAACGCGGGCGGCGACACGATCAATTCGATCAAGGCCGCGAAGGAGTTCGGCATCACGAAGACGATGAAGCTCGCGGCACTGCTCATCTTCATCAACGACATCCACAGCCTCGGCCTCGAAACCACGCAAGGCCTCGTGCTGACCGACAGCTGGTACTGGAACAAGGACGAGGCTTCGCGCAAGTGGTCGCAGCGCTACTTCGACAAGATGAAGAAGATGCCGTCGAGCCTGCAGGCTGCCGACTACTCCGCCACGATGACGTATCTGAAGGCCGTGCAAGCAGTGGGCTCCACGGACTCGGACAAGGTAATGGCGCAGCTCAAGAAGCAGAAGATCGACGACTTCTACGCGAAGGGCTACGTGCGTCAGGACGGCAGCATGATCCACGACATGTACCTCATGCAGGTGAAGACGCCGGCTGAATCGAAAGAGCCTTGGGACTACTACAAGATCGTCGCGACCATTCCGGGCGAGCAGGCCTTCACGACGAAGCAGGAGACGCGCTGCGCGCTGTGGAAGTAA